A single Populus nigra chromosome 13, ddPopNigr1.1, whole genome shotgun sequence DNA region contains:
- the LOC133671532 gene encoding uncharacterized protein LOC133671532 encodes MDFVSGFPKGRKGNDTIWVIVDQLTKSALFLPIKMTNLVDKLPKIYINEVVRLHGIPVSIVLDRDPRFTSRLWPSIQQALGTRLDMSTAFHPQMDQKESSKSWKTYYGPRVGPVAYKVNLPPQLAKVHDVFHVSLLRKADMDPARVIPQVPVEFKEDLTLEMRPIRILDQEVKELRNKKIPIVRILWRNAQIEEETWEREAEMRKKYPDLFELPGMECETP; translated from the exons ATGGATTTCGTGTCAGGATTTCCCAAAGGGAGGAAAGGAAATGACACGATATGGGTCATCGTAGATCAGTTGACGAAATCCGCACTATTCTTACCTATAAAGATGACCAACTTGGTGGACAAGCTTCCCAAGATCTATATAAATGAGGTGGTACGGCTTCATGGGATTCCAGTGTCCATTGTATTGGATCGAGATCCCAGGTTCACCTCTCGACTTTGGCCGAGCATACAACAGGCCTTGGGGACAAGATTGGATATGAGCACTGCGTTTCACCCTCAAATGGATCAGAAAGAGTCATCTAAGTCTTGGAAGACCTATTACGGGCCT CGAGTAGGACCAGTAGCCTACAAAGTGAACTTGCCCCCACAGTTAGCCAAGGTCCATGATGTGTTCCATGTCTCCCTGTTAAGGAAAGCTGACATGGATCCTGCCCGAGTTATACCCCAAGTCCCAGTAGAATTCAAGGAAGACTTAACACTGGAAATGAGGCCCATAAGGATACTAGATCAGGAAGTGAAGGAGCTACGGAACAAAAAGATCCCCATCGTCAGAATCTTATGGCGAAATGCTCAAATAGAAGAGGAAACTTGGGAGAGGGAGGCTGAGATGAGGAAAAAGTACCCCGATTTATTTGAACTACCAGGTATGGAGTGTGAAACCCCTTAA